From the Rhodopirellula bahusiensis genome, one window contains:
- a CDS encoding class I SAM-dependent methyltransferase: protein MIKTVKKRFYHVFGAGRHRYFQDDFNWETYTRDKYGPQQETLERELDLHLDDQARFDPETQSLQTGNLKIHPNFHVVYETIGRLNPTSVLEIGCGGGDHVRNLQHLYPSMNVHGCDRSTGQIQFLKDRNPSIADVVSQRDITMPLSKNWATADLVFSQAVLMHIKTAVSHLVALSNMFHLANDAVVLMENYGCHPFVDDIRSLHAEGQIPWDNVHFHQASYQGSPYCLVVTREPCALPELQDYFALPSATKIRYKTKAAA, encoded by the coding sequence ATGATCAAGACCGTCAAAAAACGCTTCTACCACGTTTTCGGTGCTGGCCGGCATCGCTATTTCCAAGACGACTTCAATTGGGAAACCTACACCCGCGACAAATACGGGCCTCAGCAAGAAACCCTGGAACGCGAACTTGACTTGCATCTGGATGATCAAGCGAGATTCGATCCCGAAACTCAATCGTTGCAAACAGGCAACTTGAAGATTCACCCCAATTTTCACGTTGTGTACGAAACGATTGGTCGCCTGAATCCCACCAGCGTCTTGGAGATCGGATGCGGCGGTGGTGACCACGTTCGGAACCTCCAGCACCTGTACCCGAGCATGAACGTGCACGGATGCGATCGCTCGACAGGGCAAATCCAATTTCTGAAGGACCGCAACCCAAGCATCGCCGATGTCGTCAGCCAACGCGATATCACGATGCCACTATCCAAGAATTGGGCAACCGCCGATTTGGTTTTCAGCCAAGCCGTGCTGATGCACATCAAAACTGCGGTCAGCCACTTGGTCGCGCTCTCGAACATGTTCCATTTGGCCAACGACGCCGTTGTCCTGATGGAAAACTACGGTTGCCATCCGTTTGTCGACGACATTCGTTCGCTGCACGCCGAAGGCCAAATCCCTTGGGACAACGTGCACTTCCACCAAGCCAGCTATCAAGGTTCACCGTATTGCTTGGTCGTCACGCGAGAACCATGTGCCTTGCCAGAGCTGCAAGACTACTTCGC